The genomic DNA ACGTCGAGCCGGTCCCGGGGCCGCACCCGCCGGAGGACGACCCCGATGAGCGCGATCTGAGCGATGTCCTCGGACAGGAGGAAGCCGTCGAGGCGCTCATCGTCGCGGCCGCCGGTGGCCACAACATGCTCCTGAGCGGTCCGCCGGGAGCAGGGAAGACGATGCTCGCAGGGCGCCTGCCCGGGATCATGCCGCCGCTGACCGAGCAGGAGGCCATCGAGGTGGCCTCGGTGCGCTCCCTCTGCGGTGAGGCCGTGACCGGGCTCGACCATCAGCCCCCGCTGGTCGCGCCGCACCACAGCGCCTCTGTGGCGGCGATGGTGGGAGGCGGATCGCGGACGGCGCGACCCGGAGCGGTGGCCCGTGCGCACCGGGGCGTCCTCTTCCTCGACGAGGCGGCGGAGTTCCCGCGGGTGGCCCTGGACGCGCTCCGTCAGCCGCTCGAGACCGGCTTCGTGGACGTGCATCGGTCCGGCTTCGTGGTGCGGTTCCCGGCGCGTTTCCAGCTGCTGCTGGCGATGAACCCGTGTCCCTGCGGCAACCGGGGCGTGCGTGATGGCGACTGCATCTGTCCGCCGCAGGCGCTGCGGCGTTACGCCACTCGGCTCTCCGGTCCGTTGCGCGACCGGCTCGACATCGATCTCCCGGTCACGCGCGTCGCGGCGTCGCGCTCGCTGGCGGGGGAGCGGTCGGGTGTCACGACCGTCGAGGCCCGGAACCGCGTCGGAGCGGCGCGCGCACGGGCCGAGCGGCGTTGGCGCGGTACGCCGTGGCGTCGGAACGCGGAGATCCCCGGCACCGTGCTTCGCCACGGCGGCTACCGTCTCCCGTCGGACGTGCGGGCGGGGCTCGATCGGGCGTTGGAACGCGGCGCGTTGACGCTCCGCGGCTACGACCGCGTCCTCCGGGTCGCCTGGACCATGGCCGATCTCTCCGGGCGGGACAGTCCCGGTTCGGACGAGGTCGGGCGGGCGCTCCTCCTGCGGACGGGGGTGGCGCGGTGATCGACGGACTCCTCTCCCAGAAGGATGCGCTCGACGCCGCGCGGGGCGTGCGCGGAACAGAGGAGGTGACGGAGGCGCTGGCGCGGGTCGCGTGGTCCGTCATCGCCGACCCGGGGGACGCCGTCGCCGCGACCCTCGTGCGCGAGTTCGGAGCGGCCGACGGGCTGCGCTTCGCGTTGGACGGGGCCGGGCGGTCGTGGCCGGAGGTCCGCGCGGTGGGGGCACGGCGGGCCCTCGACGACGCCCGCGCCCGGTGGCGCCAGCGCGCCGACCCGGTGGCTGTGGTCGCGGCCCTCCGCGGCGCGCAGAAGGCGGGTGCGCAGCTGCTGCTCCCCGGAGACCCCGACTGGCCGACGGCTGTCGACGACCTCGATGCCGACGCGCCGATGGTGCTGTGGGTGCGCGGGCGCGCCGAACTCCTGACGAGCGCGGCGCGTGTCGCGATCGTTGGTGCCAGAGCGGCCACCGCTTATGGCGAGCGGGTCGCCGCCGACATGGCCGGAGATCTGGCCGTGGGCGACACGGCTGTCGTGTCCGGCGGCGCGTACGGCATCGACGGCGCAGCACACCGCGCCGCGTTGACCGTCGGCG from Microbacterium paraoxydans includes the following:
- a CDS encoding YifB family Mg chelatase-like AAA ATPase, which translates into the protein MSTARTWSVALTGADGHVVEVEADLSPQTPEFRIIGLPDKSLGEAVQRVHNACVNSSLPLPRRRLTVNLSPASLPKHGAAFDLAIAVACLAASDVIARRAVRQTVHLGELGLDGRLRPVPGVLPAVFAAARAGFERVIVPHGNATEAGLVAGVEVRAAASLAEVAAWHGAEVDVPDVEPVPGPHPPEDDPDERDLSDVLGQEEAVEALIVAAAGGHNMLLSGPPGAGKTMLAGRLPGIMPPLTEQEAIEVASVRSLCGEAVTGLDHQPPLVAPHHSASVAAMVGGGSRTARPGAVARAHRGVLFLDEAAEFPRVALDALRQPLETGFVDVHRSGFVVRFPARFQLLLAMNPCPCGNRGVRDGDCICPPQALRRYATRLSGPLRDRLDIDLPVTRVAASRSLAGERSGVTTVEARNRVGAARARAERRWRGTPWRRNAEIPGTVLRHGGYRLPSDVRAGLDRALERGALTLRGYDRVLRVAWTMADLSGRDSPGSDEVGRALLLRTGVAR
- the dprA gene encoding DNA-processing protein DprA; its protein translation is MIDGLLSQKDALDAARGVRGTEEVTEALARVAWSVIADPGDAVAATLVREFGAADGLRFALDGAGRSWPEVRAVGARRALDDARARWRQRADPVAVVAALRGAQKAGAQLLLPGDPDWPTAVDDLDADAPMVLWVRGRAELLTSAARVAIVGARAATAYGERVAADMAGDLAVGDTAVVSGGAYGIDGAAHRAALTVGGGTIAVLAGGVDRPYPAGHRNLLARIAGDGVVVSEVPCGTAPTRWRFLARNRLIAALGQVTVVVEAGWRSGSLNTAGHAATLGRPLGAVPGPVTSASSAGCHRLLREYDAVCVTSAAEVAEMLPVGARSPRGREATDEGRVGLLRALSTRNARTEAELAQRAGLTVERTRALLGLLDLDGLARRDGDGWRGRGAAP